A genomic segment from Xyrauchen texanus isolate HMW12.3.18 chromosome 21, RBS_HiC_50CHRs, whole genome shotgun sequence encodes:
- the LOC127661893 gene encoding BTB/POZ domain-containing protein kctd15 isoform X1: MFETEGRSMSRLSLTRSPVSPLATQGIPLPAQLTKSNAPVHIDVGGHMYTSSLATLTKYPDSRISRLFNGTEPIVLDSLKQHYFIDRDGEIFRYILGFLRTCKLLLPEDFKEFHLLYEEARYYQLSPMIKELERWKQEREQRRLAQPCDCLVVRVTPDLGERIALSGEKVLIEEIFPETGDVMCNSVNAGWNQDPTHVIRFPLNGYCRLNSVQVLERLFQKGFNVAASCGGGVDSSQFSEYVLCREDRRSQSMNTPIRIKQEPLD; the protein is encoded by the exons ATGTTTGAAACG GAAGGGAGAAGCATGTCACGTCTGTCTCTGACACGGTCTCCGGTCTCTCCTCTGGCCACGCAGGGGATTCCACTCCCGGCACAGCTCACCAAATCCAACGCGCCTGTTCACATCGACGTGGGTGGACACATGTACACCAGCAGCCTTGCGACCCTCACCAAATACCCAGACTCACG GATCAGCAGGCTGTTTAACGGAACTGAACCGATAGTTTTGGACAGTTTAAAGCAGCATTATTTCATCGACAGGGACGGAGAAATATTCCGCTACATCCTTGGTTTCCTGCGAACCTGCAAACTGCTCCTGCCGGAAGATTTTAAG GAATTCCACCTCCTGTATGAAGAAGCCCGGTATTACCAGCTGTCGCCCATGATCAAGGAGCTGGAACGGTGGAAACAGGAAAGAGAGCAGCGACGCCTGGCACAGCCCTGTGACTGCCTGGTTGTCCGCGTTACCCCTGACCTCGGTGAGAGGATCGCACTCAGTGGGGAGAAAGTTCTAATCGAGGAGATCTTCCCCGAAACCGGTGATGTCATGTGTAACTCCGTCAACGCTGGCTGGAACCAAGATCCAACCCATGTCATCCGCTTTCCCCTGAACGGCTACTGCAGACTGAACTCTGTTCAG GTGCTGGAGCGCCTCTTCCAGAAAGGTTTCAATGTGGCAGCATCCTGCGGTGGCGGAGTTGACTCCTCCCAGTTCAGTGAATACGTGCTGTGTCGTGAGGATAGGCGGAGTCAGTCCATGAACACGCCCATTAGGATAAAACAGGAGCCACTGGACTAA
- the LOC127661893 gene encoding BTB/POZ domain-containing protein kctd15 isoform X2 gives MSRLSLTRSPVSPLATQGIPLPAQLTKSNAPVHIDVGGHMYTSSLATLTKYPDSRISRLFNGTEPIVLDSLKQHYFIDRDGEIFRYILGFLRTCKLLLPEDFKEFHLLYEEARYYQLSPMIKELERWKQEREQRRLAQPCDCLVVRVTPDLGERIALSGEKVLIEEIFPETGDVMCNSVNAGWNQDPTHVIRFPLNGYCRLNSVQVLERLFQKGFNVAASCGGGVDSSQFSEYVLCREDRRSQSMNTPIRIKQEPLD, from the exons ATGTCACGTCTGTCTCTGACACGGTCTCCGGTCTCTCCTCTGGCCACGCAGGGGATTCCACTCCCGGCACAGCTCACCAAATCCAACGCGCCTGTTCACATCGACGTGGGTGGACACATGTACACCAGCAGCCTTGCGACCCTCACCAAATACCCAGACTCACG GATCAGCAGGCTGTTTAACGGAACTGAACCGATAGTTTTGGACAGTTTAAAGCAGCATTATTTCATCGACAGGGACGGAGAAATATTCCGCTACATCCTTGGTTTCCTGCGAACCTGCAAACTGCTCCTGCCGGAAGATTTTAAG GAATTCCACCTCCTGTATGAAGAAGCCCGGTATTACCAGCTGTCGCCCATGATCAAGGAGCTGGAACGGTGGAAACAGGAAAGAGAGCAGCGACGCCTGGCACAGCCCTGTGACTGCCTGGTTGTCCGCGTTACCCCTGACCTCGGTGAGAGGATCGCACTCAGTGGGGAGAAAGTTCTAATCGAGGAGATCTTCCCCGAAACCGGTGATGTCATGTGTAACTCCGTCAACGCTGGCTGGAACCAAGATCCAACCCATGTCATCCGCTTTCCCCTGAACGGCTACTGCAGACTGAACTCTGTTCAG GTGCTGGAGCGCCTCTTCCAGAAAGGTTTCAATGTGGCAGCATCCTGCGGTGGCGGAGTTGACTCCTCCCAGTTCAGTGAATACGTGCTGTGTCGTGAGGATAGGCGGAGTCAGTCCATGAACACGCCCATTAGGATAAAACAGGAGCCACTGGACTAA